Genomic window (Amaranthus tricolor cultivar Red isolate AtriRed21 chromosome 7, ASM2621246v1, whole genome shotgun sequence):
aaaattataatttgtatatataaaacttataaaaatacAATTTACATGAGTTTGTTTCATtcttaaaaattcaaattaaactgCAATTTTTAATATGATATGGTTTTTAGCTAtagatataaaataaaaaaaaaaaaaccaaaattttaGTGTTTTACTTTCAAAATTCCTAATGTTAAATGATGATTATAACTctacaaatttaattattattctcAATAAAACAGTTTTGTGATCATGTCATATTGCAagagttcttttttttttctcaatgatatttttttaattgccttttcataaatataattattatatatatttaaaatatcgaaaaaataGCTTATCAAATCAAACCAACTTATAACAAAACAATTATATTTCATCTTGTTTTTAAGATCATAAAACCAAATTGTCTTCATTCTTAATTATTCGTATTTATGTACACTGAATTCTCTGTTataatagaatataaaatcatttgagcattaataataattaataaaaatagattgTATAAAGACAAATTGTATAAGCAGCAGTATAATAAGTAACTAACTACTCCATATTGTAAGATTGTAGTTCATTAATTTATATCAACACATTTATGAGTTAATAAAATGGAACCAAAAAATCATTTGCTAGATATTAATAATGTAGGTCTATTTAATAAGATGGTAAATggtaaaataatactccctcctctTCAACTTATGTGTcaaatttccttttatggtcaagtcaacttaattgtctcatttctatttttggtatggatttttgacttttatgttcTTAGTaattttatcctattttcaattataccctccattacccatactaatttttcttccttacattaaaaaacccataataccactctttTTCCTACACTTAAGGTCCCACTTTTAACTCTCTTTAAAattcgtgaaaagtcaaatgaaactcgtaagatgaataggagagagtattttTATCTAAAAAATGAATGAATAAAAGGAGGTGAGAGTTAAGAGTCATGGTGGTGGTGGGTTGGAAATAGGGTGTATACTGTATAGTGTGCCCACATTCACAAATTGGCCAAGACATGTTACtattcttattaattaaatCAACCCACCATACAACACCACACCACCAACatcaagaaaaaaattttagatgagaattaaatttaaaattttataagaaaaacGTAATATTTGTTTCAAGTTAACGCCTAATTcttaacttaatattttatttttgtcccattgaaaaatataacatatttctaaaaaaacttttgtgtgaaaattttaaatgcGTATtgagaggtgttcaaaacaaatcCGACGATCTGAAATTTATCCGACTTTAATTGCCTTAAATATGGatttataattttgtaaaaatcaatgtggacacaaTTTTGCATTCTCAATAGGACAAAGAGGGCACTCTACTAATCAATCAATCCCaccattttactatatttttttattttggttgtcATGAAATTTgttacatttctatttttaagttATGAGTTATACTTTCTTTCAAGTTCTCATACATAcgtttaattttttcttttcatctctTAAACAGACGgtcttttataattataaattacacTTTTTTACCATTTTAATCTTTTCTATATGgttattcacaaattgttataCGAAACGCTCTCACCGAAAGACGCTCCTCATCTATAAGTTAAATAgtctatttcatatatattatcaGAATACATGCTCTTTATTTGAAGTAGTTTGagggaaaaataattttagtagCTCAAGTTATTTTGTCCATATACAAACACAACGGGCAACAAGAGGGTAAgagtacaaaataaaatatctaaatatCCTCATAAATCAACATCCTCTTCCGTCGGTTACTAGAAGAAAGGAAAGGCCCTAAATTGACGCAATAAACTATCAAATTATCTCGTAACGCTTTGATCTCCACTTCACTTTCTCCCTCTATTTGCCCTAGACGTCCCTAGAAGAAGcagaattttttgaaaaatgagaGAGATTATTAGCATACACATTGGTCAAGCAGGAATTCAAGTTGGAAATTCTTGCTGGGAACTTTATTGTCTTGAACATGGCATTCAACCTGATGGTTTGATGCCTAGGTTTCTCTCTTTTCCTCCCTTTTCTGCTTTtgattctttttgttttcttgcGGTGATTTTTTGGTGCTTTCTAGTGTTGCGGCTCAAGATCAACTTATTGTTGAAatgaattttgattttcaagctcttaaattatgtttttctagtgattttacttttattttcgcTTTTAGGCACTGTAATTATGTTTTCTagcgtttttatgtttttcgAATGAATTTTGATTCTTAAGCACTACATCATGCTCTTCTAccgtttttgattttgatttcattttttaaacactataatttgatttaaattttttcttttatgaacTACAATTATGTTTTCtagtgttttgttgttttgatttttacttGAAAGCAATAAGATTATGATTTCcagtgtttttgtttttgattttattatttaagcactaattttttttttttatttttactttttggtTTGTAATTTGCATGATATCCAGATCTCAAACTGAGTTCATTACTATGTAATTGTATTGCAGTGACAGCACAATCGGTGTTGGGCATGACGCTTTTAACACCTTCTTTAGCGAAACTAGTGCTGGAAAGCATGTTCCCCGCGCTGTATTTGTCGATCTAGAACCTACTGTCATTGATGAGGTTCGTTCCGGAACCTATCGCCAGCTGTTTCATCCTGAACAGCTTATTTCTGGAAAGGAGGATGCTGCTAATAACTTTGCTAGGGGACATTATACTGGTACTTTTACTTCATCCCCAATTCACTGATTCCTACTTTCCTTTTTCTACGCAATGCCATTAAATGCTTTTAACTAACTTTCTGCTGTTCTTTATTGCAGTTGGAAAGGAAATCGTAGATATATGTCTTGACCGAGTCAGGAAACTAGCTGACAACTGCACTGGTTTACAAGGGTTCTTGGTCTTCAATGCTGTGGGTGGTGGTACTGGTTCTGGCTTGGGTTCCTTGTTGTTGGAACGCTTGTCTGTCGACTATGGAAAGAAGTCTAAGCTTGGATTTACCATTTATCCTTCACCTCAGGTGCTTGCTTTTTATCCCTCGTCCTTGTTCCTATAACTAGGGTGGTTTCGAGCATGTGCAAGTTGCCCCATCTTAAGGGTTTTTTTGAGAATCAAGGGACTTCAAAAATTTGTTTACATTAGTTCTCATTACTTTTGCTTTAGTTAAATTACTTGTTTGTAGGCCCTAAAATTGTGAAAACAAGTAAAATAAACAGGTTTTTAAGTAATATTGGTTATTTTTGTTCTTCATAACTAAATGCCAAAGATTCTAAGTTTGCTCACTACCATAGACATTTATTGCTTACTCATCATTTCACAACTATTTGTTTAGTGTTCCCTAGGTGGGAGGTTGATGCCTATTGCCTTGTGTCCACTTTGTTCTGCTACCTCTAACTTATCCATGGTTGCAGGTATCCACAGCAGTTGTTGAACCTTACAACAGTGTTCTGTCCACCCATTCCCTGCTTGAACACACTGATGTTGCCGTGCTTTTGGATAATGAAGCTATCTATGATATCTGTCGCAAATCATTGGACATTGAGAGGCCAACCTATACCAACTTGAATCGTTTAATATCTCAGATAATATCATCATTGACAACTTCCTTGAGGTTTGACGGAGCCATAAATGTGGACATTACTGAGTTCCAAACGAACTTGGTACCCTATCCACGGATTCACTTCATGCTTTCTTCTTATGCCCCTGTTATCTCTGCTGAGAAAGCATATCATGAGCAGCTTTCCGTCCCTGAGATTACCAATGCCGTTTTTGAGCCCTCTAGCATGATGGCAAAGTGTGACCCAAGGCATGGAAAATACATGGCTTGCTGTCTTATGTATAGGGGAGATGTTGTGCCCAAGGATGTTAATGCTGCTGTTGCTACCATCAAAACCAAAAGGACCGTGCAGTTTGTTGACTGGTAAGACCAAATAATATGCTAAAGCTAATCTGATGTTTTGGATCAAGATACACTAGATGATTTGGTTGGTTTTGGATTTGCTCTGTCCTTGAATGTAGAAAGTTGAATTGGATTTATTATGATCTGTGATTTTTGTAGGTGTCCAACCGGATTTAAATGCGGTATCAACTATCAACCACCAACAGTTGTTCCAGGGGGTGATCTTGCCAAGGTGCAACGAGCTGTGTGCATGATAAGCAACAACACTGCCGTGGCAGAAGTTTTCTCGCGAATTGACCACAAATTTGATCTCATGTACGCCAAGAGGGCATTTGTTCACTGGTACGTTGGTGAAGGAATGGAAGAGGGAGAATTCTCTGAAGCTCGTGAAGATCTTGCTGCCCTTGAGAAAGATTACGAAGAAGTAGGAGCAGAAGGGGTTGACGATGAGGAAGATGAGGATGAATACTGATGTGCATTCTCTATATCTCATGGTGATAGTGATGTGTTCACTATCTCTTGTCAAATTTTAATTCTGGAAAGTGTTATCTTCTTCTGTTGGTGTAATGAAATTGTAGAATATTGCCTTTTGTAATGACTAATGAGTAAAGTACATGGTTATGTTTGTTGATTGGAATGATTTTGAATGGAATGTAGCATTGTGTCAATGAATTCATTGTTCACTTTTCCCTTTGTTTCTCCAGATACTATTCCCCTTTTGTAATGACTAATGAATAAAGTACATCCGTGAACACATTGATGGAAATACTTTACAAATGAGGAATATTTTACATCtctaaaatagtgggttgtagGTTTGCATATAATGTTTAGTGGGTAATCTTCCTaataccatatgattttgggagaATCTCATCAAGTATGTATGTAAGTCAACTCTCATTACTCATGGGTTTGTGGGCCTAAGTTCATGGATTCCCCGTGGGTGTGTTAGCATGAGTGGATCCACGTGATGGTTATGTGACGAATTCTCACGGCCTACACACATCCTACACACATCATGTACAAGCTATGAATCTAATAACTTCAAACGATCAAAAGTCTTTGACATTTTTAAGGAGACACTAATTTGTTGTGGTCTTCCGGTAGCTATACATAtgaatcaaatcaaaataagaacaaaacATGGTTTAAAAGGGAAAAGCATTTGTTTGACgtagcaaaataaaaatgaagtaAATTCATCAACCAAgacaaaaattatgataaaacaTTGGCGGATCCCAGGCAGGAGTTAAAGGAAGATCAACAGAGTCGCGAGCACTAAAAATGCTCTGCAGATAATCATTCACTCCATTCATGGCATACAATGATGCTGATATCTGTCGCTCTACCTTGATACGCTCGAATTCAAGCATCGCTACCTCATTTGCATTGTTCACCTGTTGAGCCTCTGGCAATGTTGCCGTAAATACCCCCAAATCGACAGGAATTGGAGGAGGAAATTGCTGCGGAAATGCCCAAGAGTAATCAAATTGTCGAGTCACATCAGGCAGGTATTCATTCCCATTAACCATTTGGCTGGTAAAATTGACAGTTTGGTTGATAACCAAGCTAGAATCAGCAACATTATCAGTTGAAGAGGTAGTATGAAGAGTTGGGCCGAACTGGGGGCTATTGATGAGTTTCTTTTTCTGGTTAACGAGGTTTCTGATTCTGCGTGACAAGGCAGAGTTGGTGTTATCGGAAGTGATAAAATTGGTTCGTGTGTTTGAACCACGAAGGAGACAAGCAGCTTCATCGTAAGCACGAGCAGCCTCTTCGGCTGTGTCGAATGTTCCAAGCCATATCCTTATCTTTTGACTCGTGTTTTTTATTTCAGCAACCCATTTTCCCGAAGGTCTCTGCCTCACCCCTACAAACTTGCTCTTAGTGTTCGATTTGGTTCCCTTTCGACTTCTATTCTTAACTTTAAGTTCGCTATCTGTATGCATTATTTGCTGCAACTGAAATtccattttgaaaaaaataaaattctaaaattacgggaattttaaatgattataaaaaattttcaagccTTGAAGTTCAAAAGAAAACACAAGTTTActtatatacatacacataatGATGAAATAAGCCATTAGTCCAAGATAGTGGGAGTCTCGTCTATTATAGCTCTTGGTGTTAGTTTAAGTTTCAAAGGGTCAATGAAATGAGTAAAGTATTGATAATAGTCACTTTCTTTGGACCAAAAAACTTCGTGCGTTCCTCTTCTTTTGGATTGATGATGATTActctataattattaattgaacAAATGACTGTTTCATGTTTGTTCATCGTAGTTGTAGTAGAGAAGGGTTGTCATTCGTGCAAACAAGTAGTTAATTAGTACCCTCCACTCGAGTTTGAACATTAAAAGGATTGATAGATTGTTCATATTAGCAAGGTACATCTTCTTTTTAAGGGAGTCAATTTGCTAGAAACGTTGTAGTTAAACGTGCttagtggggagcaatcttaggatggatGACCTCTCGAGAAGTTTTCTTGAGTGTGCATAAGTGAGGACAAAGTGCGCTCAAAAGACTTGTGTTCGTTTAGGGGTCAGGGTGTTACATTTAGGATGCTAGTATAAGGGGGTTGCATGCTCGTTTTTGTATATCTACTTAACTGATTTAATATATAAGATATTCTGAAACATTAAtcatcagcttaaatttttgtgtgaattaataatagaatatataacatatcttggggccttaaccatcaacttaaatttttggtGTCTCTATCTTATATATTCTATCATTAACCAACTCAATTGTCATTTATGttttataattcaatattaactGATTTTCTATGAGATAACCTGAGTATATAGGTAGGCTTGCATGCCCGAGCATAAATTCTCCCCATGACTACCTGCCTCAATCTACTGTCCATGGGTTGGGCTTAACAATGTTATTTAGATACAAGTTAAGGTTTAACAAGTATTCTTATGAAAGATCGTCTTTCAGTAACAAGAagtttatattctcataatttttataaattggcTATAAAACCTAAGTATGAAATACGTTCACGACTTAtcatctcatacaacaatttgtaaaGATTTAATGGAGTAATACATATGTGAGTTACTGCTCAAATTTTTACAAATCTTGTTATGTTTTAAGCTAGAATGTcattaaaaatatacaaattctTAATGTAACAATTTCATAGTGAGATTATTCTTATTAGGCTGACTCAcacatttaatatattaaattaattacttatacttttaaaatgattaattatatatatgagTTAATTATATAAGCATGTCtgataaaactaaaaataacatGAATTCTCtataattatagtttttttGGCCCTCAAACACAGGTGGATACAGATATTGAATCAAGTCCATTGGTAGCGCCAACATTTGTACCATTGaagataatttatttaataaagatTGAAATAATTTATGAACTACCTAGCTATTATTTGATATTGCACTTCTTGCTTTTaggtgtaataatattaatttgcatttgtaattaaataatataggATGATATACAACAGAATAGAAGAAAATTAATTAGTGGAAAAGAAGATAATAAATTTATGAATAAgacaagaattaaaataaataaggtgAACAAATAAGCGAAACAAACATTTATAGAAAATAGGTGTAATTTTATAGGATTAAAAGGAGTTAAAAGACATCATTAGTGATGGAAATTTCGGGACTATATTAAGTTTCTTTATTGAATAAGCTCATCACTTAtaagtgaaaaaaaattaaaagtttattGTCTCGAAAGATTAATAAGTATGAAAATAGAATAGGCACTAGTAAATAAACAGTCAACAATTAATGGCTAATAAACTGCATGATTGTGTAAAATAGTTAACATCAATTAATCTTCAACATTTCGggtataagaaaaataaattaaaaattttgaaattgaatttgatgtaatGTGTCACACTAAACTttctaataattattcaaaCGTGAAAATTGATATATATAAAAACGAAGTATTTAAAAAtgagattttttatttaaactttttatttcataaaataaaataatgtgaGTTGGTGAAGTGGGATTACTGTACAATTATACTTGTAGTCTTGACTCTTGAACCGTTGCACTCACAACCCCCCTCCTTATGGTTAAAGACAGGGCCAACCCTGAAGTTTTAGAGCCTGAaacgaaaaataaattatgagccttaattataaaatatatttataattataaaatatatttataattacaaaatttatattataaaaaaatattacacgccaataatagtaaataaagtaacaattatcattaataacaCTTTGATTTGGTGGTATAATGCACAATTTAATCACATAAGATCTCAAATTTGATGTATATGAAAGCAAAATTAATCTACTTTTTCGTGGGTCCTGGGCGCAAGCCCTTCTTGCCCTTGCTTAGGACTAACTCTAGTTATAGAACTTCCTTGTGTAGCAAGACTTGAAAATTTATAGCTACACAACACAGCAAAACCTGAATTTCCTATAAATACTTCACACATTGGTTTATTAGTGCGAAATTAGGTATAGGCATGTAGCCTAAGAAAGTGTAAAGTATAATAAACCAACGACTAATAGCCTAGCAAGCCCCTAATTGTACCCAAGTCTGGTTTAATTTTGTGATGAAAGCTTATCCTCAAAACCCACAAGAAAAGCACTTTACAACTAGAAATTCTCATTATCCACATGAGTTAAAACACGACCTAATTATTAGAGTAATTGTAAAAGCAATATATTTGCTCCAACTAAACACATCTCCTTTATCAATCATTAATTAGAAAATAGTTTGtacattcttttttttatataaaaaaaaataaagtggaaAGGAAAAAGATTTTTCATATAAGATGGGCGGTGAGATGTATTGGAAGTGGGGCCATTTACAATAATGCGTCGACCCAACCCAACTGTCGTCAAGGCGAGAGATATGGTCATCTCCTTCTCAGTTCTAAACATTATACTACTATTAGATAGTATAACAACCAATAATActcattttcatttattttattacatttaattatttttgatagaatattaattaaattgagatcaatataatgaagagataatatgggttcctaaatgAAATCAAGAGGGAAAATATAAATTCATGATATAATAAACTCATTGgaacaagaaaataaaacaaattaagagGGATAAAATGAGTGTTTCATGGAGTACTAAACTTGCTGgaaaatatgacaaaaaataaataaaaaataaaaataagtgtttATGATGAAAACAGAATATATTAagtttgtgaatgaaattaaaagaataaaagtaAAACCATTCCTAAAAA
Coding sequences:
- the LOC130817371 gene encoding tubulin alpha-5 chain, producing the protein MREIISIHIGQAGIQVGNSCWELYCLEHGIQPDGLMPSDSTIGVGHDAFNTFFSETSAGKHVPRAVFVDLEPTVIDEVRSGTYRQLFHPEQLISGKEDAANNFARGHYTVGKEIVDICLDRVRKLADNCTGLQGFLVFNAVGGGTGSGLGSLLLERLSVDYGKKSKLGFTIYPSPQVSTAVVEPYNSVLSTHSLLEHTDVAVLLDNEAIYDICRKSLDIERPTYTNLNRLISQIISSLTTSLRFDGAINVDITEFQTNLVPYPRIHFMLSSYAPVISAEKAYHEQLSVPEITNAVFEPSSMMAKCDPRHGKYMACCLMYRGDVVPKDVNAAVATIKTKRTVQFVDWCPTGFKCGINYQPPTVVPGGDLAKVQRAVCMISNNTAVAEVFSRIDHKFDLMYAKRAFVHWYVGEGMEEGEFSEAREDLAALEKDYEEVGAEGVDDEEDEDEY
- the LOC130817372 gene encoding ethylene-responsive transcription factor ERN1; its protein translation is MHTDSELKVKNRSRKGTKSNTKSKFVGVRQRPSGKWVAEIKNTSQKIRIWLGTFDTAEEAARAYDEAACLLRGSNTRTNFITSDNTNSALSRRIRNLVNQKKKLINSPQFGPTLHTTSSTDNVADSSLVINQTVNFTSQMVNGNEYLPDVTRQFDYSWAFPQQFPPPIPVDLGVFTATLPEAQQVNNANEVAMLEFERIKVERQISASLYAMNGVNDYLQSIFSARDSVDLPLTPAWDPPMFYHNFCLG